Proteins encoded together in one Deinococcus sp. Marseille-Q6407 window:
- a CDS encoding PLP-dependent aminotransferase family protein: protein MSSLTLLEQLQPDRSAAVPLTRQLAAGLRSLSASGQLPAGAQLPPTRQLAAALGISRGTVTEVFETLCAEGYLEAQVGAGTFVRALPAAGRDRGRPSARAQALAQLPVLASPSTQGGPPRPLRHSQPDARLFPWKTWARLEAQASWAPARRSSAAGWPPLREQVAAYLRRERGLDCQPEQVIITTGSQQALDLAARTLLDQEEQVALESPGYPGTRAAMLGAGLRPLALPVDEAGLDPAALWRQPRLRMVGVTPAHQFPTGVSLSPGRRLELLRWAEEQGGWILEDDYDSEYRYAGPPLTPLQALSDRVIHLGTFSAFLFSGLRLGFLVVPLHLAGTFTAVKQAMDGGSSLHDSATLARFMAEGHFTRHLARTRRIYAARHDFLLAQVQALGATVPAPGRGLHLTAYWPSRQQAQVLRQAPGLGLDLTPVQAFQWGRQTNVPGLLLGFAASTPGELQEALGRLALALSSAR from the coding sequence ATGTCCTCGCTGACCTTGCTGGAACAGTTACAGCCCGACCGCAGCGCGGCGGTTCCACTGACCCGTCAACTGGCGGCGGGGCTGCGTAGTCTGAGCGCCAGCGGCCAGCTGCCGGCCGGCGCTCAGTTGCCTCCCACCCGGCAGCTGGCCGCTGCGCTGGGTATCTCGCGCGGCACCGTGACCGAGGTGTTTGAAACCCTGTGCGCCGAAGGCTATCTGGAAGCCCAGGTAGGGGCCGGCACCTTCGTCCGGGCGCTGCCAGCAGCTGGCCGGGACCGGGGCCGGCCCTCAGCCCGTGCACAGGCGCTGGCGCAGTTGCCGGTTCTGGCCTCCCCTTCCACTCAGGGCGGCCCACCACGCCCTCTGCGGCACTCTCAGCCAGATGCCCGGCTCTTTCCCTGGAAAACCTGGGCCCGGCTGGAAGCCCAGGCCAGTTGGGCGCCGGCGCGGCGTTCTTCGGCCGCCGGGTGGCCGCCGCTGCGCGAACAGGTGGCCGCCTATCTGCGCCGGGAGCGTGGGCTGGACTGCCAGCCGGAGCAGGTCATCATCACCACCGGCAGCCAGCAGGCGCTGGACCTGGCCGCCCGGACCCTGCTGGACCAGGAAGAACAGGTGGCGCTGGAATCTCCGGGTTACCCTGGCACCCGCGCGGCCATGCTGGGTGCCGGCCTGCGCCCACTGGCCCTGCCGGTGGATGAAGCTGGCCTGGACCCGGCAGCGCTGTGGCGGCAGCCACGGCTCAGAATGGTCGGGGTTACGCCGGCCCACCAGTTCCCCACCGGCGTGTCGCTCAGCCCCGGGCGGCGGCTGGAGCTGCTGCGCTGGGCCGAGGAGCAGGGCGGCTGGATTCTGGAAGACGACTACGATTCCGAATACCGCTACGCTGGTCCTCCCCTGACGCCGCTGCAAGCCCTCAGCGACCGGGTGATTCATCTGGGCACCTTCTCGGCTTTCCTCTTCTCGGGCCTGCGCCTGGGCTTTCTGGTGGTGCCGCTGCATCTGGCCGGCACCTTTACCGCTGTCAAGCAGGCAATGGACGGCGGCTCTTCCCTGCACGACAGCGCCACCCTGGCCCGCTTTATGGCCGAAGGTCACTTCACCCGCCACCTGGCCCGCACCCGGCGTATCTACGCGGCGCGGCACGACTTTCTGCTGGCACAGGTGCAGGCGTTGGGAGCAACTGTCCCAGCGCCGGGGCGTGGCCTGCACCTCACTGCCTACTGGCCGTCCAGGCAGCAAGCACAGGTGCTGCGCCAGGCGCCCGGGCTGGGGCTGGACCTCACCCCGGTGCAGGCTTTCCAGTGGGGCCGCCAGACCAACGTGCCAGGGCTTTTGCTGGGGTTCGCCGCCTCCACCCCCGGGGAACTTCAAGAGGCGCTGGGCCGGCTGGCCCTGGCACTCAGTTCAGCTCGTTGA
- a CDS encoding quinate 5-dehydrogenase, producing MSDLLRSWKPAPPGYKHVVSVSLGGSKRNAREEIEVLGQPFVLERIGTDGDAKKAAQLFSELDGRVDAFGLGGADLYVLANGRRYTFRNIQKLVSYAKKTPVLDGSGLKNTLEREAIAQLDPVLHWQTQRVLMVSAVDRFGMAEALAAAGADVVYGDLIFGLNLDLPIRNMTTLRRAARVILPPLTNLPQDWFYPTGDKQDTSVQGKGTRYYSWADVIAGDTLFVKRYAPQDLSGKTILTQTITEADRQWMSDRGVARLITTTPRMGSRNFATNVLEAFFVTLSGKREALTPEEYLRYIQEVDFKPEINELN from the coding sequence ATGAGTGACCTTCTGCGTTCCTGGAAACCTGCGCCGCCCGGCTACAAGCATGTGGTGAGCGTCTCACTGGGGGGCAGCAAGCGCAATGCCCGTGAGGAAATTGAGGTGCTGGGCCAGCCTTTTGTGCTGGAGAGAATCGGGACTGACGGCGACGCCAAAAAGGCCGCGCAGCTGTTCTCGGAACTGGACGGCCGGGTGGACGCCTTTGGACTGGGTGGAGCGGACCTGTACGTCCTGGCCAACGGACGGCGCTATACCTTCCGCAACATTCAGAAGCTGGTGTCCTACGCTAAAAAGACGCCGGTGCTGGACGGTTCGGGACTGAAGAATACCCTGGAGCGCGAGGCTATCGCGCAGCTTGATCCGGTACTGCACTGGCAGACCCAGCGTGTGCTGATGGTCAGCGCGGTTGACCGCTTCGGCATGGCGGAGGCCCTGGCGGCAGCAGGGGCCGATGTGGTTTACGGTGATCTGATTTTTGGCCTGAACTTGGACCTGCCTATCCGGAACATGACGACCCTGCGGCGAGCGGCGCGGGTGATTTTGCCACCGCTGACCAATCTGCCGCAGGACTGGTTCTATCCCACTGGAGACAAGCAAGACACCAGTGTGCAGGGCAAGGGAACCCGCTACTACAGCTGGGCCGATGTGATCGCGGGAGATACCCTTTTTGTCAAACGGTATGCGCCACAGGACCTGAGCGGCAAGACGATCCTGACCCAGACCATCACCGAGGCTGACCGGCAGTGGATGAGCGACCGGGGTGTGGCCCGCCTGATCACCACCACGCCGCGTATGGGATCGCGCAATTTTGCCACCAACGTGCTGGAAGCTTTTTTCGTGACCCTGAGCGGCAAGCGTGAAGCCCTGACTCCGGAAGAATACCTGCGCTATATCCAGGAAGTGGACTTCAAGCCGGAGATCAACGAGCTGAACTGA